In Papaver somniferum cultivar HN1 chromosome 1, ASM357369v1, whole genome shotgun sequence, a genomic segment contains:
- the LOC113340610 gene encoding uncharacterized protein LOC113340610 yields MTKNYLLSKNEELCTCPCKKCVNRNPPTSLAEIEHHLFTTGMAGSYKIWVLHGEEDNPTQNQSASSHDYVFNDGTTHSGNNIGVLDMLHDADNAGPFDSHADIGRHGETNDDSGEDDSTNNLGEASTKFEELLGKAKQELYPCCTDYSSLTFLVELMHLKVLNCWSNKSFEMQLELLKKSFPKDNTIPSSYYEAKKILRDLGLGYESIDACKNDCALYWKEHKDRDDCPVCHEPRYKFNDGKGKKIPHKVLRYFPLKPRLQRLFASRHTADDMRWHKEHVAPEGVLRHPADAEAWKHFDLRYPQFAEDPRNVRLGLATDGFNPFGNMNNVYSMWPIIVMPYNLPPWKCMKQPFFMMALLIPGKKAPAVLWTINDFPAYANLSGWSTKGYLACPVCNDDPPSRALRSKIGYLRHRRFLPPRHPWRRNKLHDGHDELHSPPKELTGIQLLQQMEKLGVKSCFGKHPDKGSKKRSRTKKELSWTKKSIFYELPYWSHLKIRHKIDVMHVEKNICDNIVGTLLNQELKTKDTFKARLDLEDMNIRPELHLKRKGEKFIKPPASYALTTEQRKEFCRFLKSVKFPDGYAANIARSVNVDDGKISGLKSHDCHVLLQKILPVGIRSFLPTDVCTALIELSNFFHDLCAKKLNVSHLEEMEKGIVLILCKLERIFPPAFFDVMVHLAIHLPREAKLVGPVGYSWMYPIERYLGTLKRYVKNKARPEGSIAEAYIINEALTFFSLYLRGIETKFNRPERNNDNSDDSQRRKGKLSVFAQDVRPFGTKSIKSLTLEEREHMHCEHLNVLKAESNDNLLPRHQKLFPVWFRKRIGKSYHEKFSGVSDELHSLAQGVESRAKSFSACIYNGVRFHTKQRELRRTTQNSGLVVDGEHNSKPIEFFGILQDVIELDFLYGYRVVLFKCDWFDITPEKTRIRKDYSLTCINTNRIWYKGDPFVLASQSQQVLYLDDYKHGANWKVAQKMHHRHIWDVPEMDINEVQPETKTTIDEAYHHNKEAPLLLSAVQEDDNEATVLYRDADVELEIIDADLVLAEDVIDDDEDEEEEDETLFNYNNDVAEPDDIVPEEDDSDLEY; encoded by the exons CCCATTCTGGAAATAATATAGGTGTACTTGATATGTTACATGATGCTGATAATGCTGGGCCTTTTGATAGTCATGCAGATATAGGTAGGCACGGAGAAACTAATGATGATTCGGGTGAAGATGATAGTACAAAtaatttgggtgaagctagtacAAAGTTTGAGGAGCTATTAGGCAAAGCTAAGCAAGAACTATACCCTTGTTGTACAGATTACTCGTCATTAACTTTCCTTGTAGAGTTAATGCATCTCAAAGTGCTCAACTGTTGGAGCAACAAAAGTTTTGAGATGCAGCTTGAGTTGCTTAAGAAATCTTTTCCAAAAGATAATACAATTCCGAGTTCATACTATGAAGCTAAAAAGATATTGCGTGATCTTGGATTGGGATATGAATCGATTGATGCATGTAAAAATGACTGTGCTTTATATTGGAAGGAACATAAGGATAGGGATGATTGTCCAGTATGCCACGAGCCTAGGTACAAATTCAATGACGGAAAGGGTAAGAAGATCCCACACAAGGTACTGCGCTATTTTCCTTTAAAACCAAGACTACAGAGATTATTTGCTTCAAGGCATACAGCTGATGATATGAGATGGCACAAAGAACATGTTGCTCCTGAAGGGGTTTTAAGGCATCCTGCTGATGCTGAAgcatggaagcattttgatttgcGATATCCACAATTTGCAGAAGATCCTCGAAATGTAAGGTTAGGTCTTGCTACTGATGGGTTTAATCCCTTTGGAAATATGAATAATGTGTACAGCATGTGGCCAATTATAGTGATGCCCTACAATTTACCCCCTTGGAAGTGTATGAAACAACCTTTTTTCATGATGGCGTTACTTATTCCTGGCAAGAAAGCACCTG CTGTATTGTGGACCATAAATGACTTCCCAGCATATGCTAATTTATCAGGATGGAGTACAAAAGGTTACTTAGCGTGTCCAGTATGTAATGATGACCCACCGTCTCGTGCATTGAGGAGTAAGATAGGTTATCTGCGTCATCGTAGGTTCTTGCCTCCCCGACATCCATGGCGGAGAAACAAACTTCATGATGGACATGATGAGCTTCACAGTCCACCGAAAGAGTTGACAGGCATTCAACTTTTACAGCAAATGGAAAAACTGGGAGTTAAAAGTTGTTTCGGAAAGCATCCAGATAAGGGAAGCAAGAAAAGAAGCCGTACCAAGAAAGAGCTGAGTTGGACAAAAAAGAGTATTTTCTATGAGCTTCCATACTGGTCACATCTTAAAATCAGgcataaaattgatgttatgcaTGTTGAGAAAAATATATGCGATAATATCGTGGGAACCTtgttaaatcaggaattgaagACCAAAGATACGTTTAAAGCTCGCTTGGATTTGGAAGACATGAATATTAGACCAGAATTGCACCTAAAGCGTAAAGGAGAAAAATTTATAAAGCCTCCAGCTTCCTATGCTTTAACAACGGAGCAAAGGAAAGAGTTTTGTAGGTTTCTGAAATCAGTGAAGTTCCCAGATGGATACGCGGCTAACATAGCGAGGAGTGTTAATGTGGATGATGGGAAGATATCAGGTTTGAAAAGTCATGACTGTCACGTGTTGTTACAAAAAATTCTCCCGGTTGGAATTCGTTCGTTTCTGCCCACAGATGTATGCACTGCCTTAATTGAGTTGAGTAATTTCTTTCATGATTTATGTGCGAAGAAACTGAATGTGAGTCACttggaagaaatggaaaaaggtatAGTTTTGATTCTTTGTAAGTTGGAAAGAATATTTCCACCGGCATTTTTTGATGTCATGGTTCATTTGGCTATTCACTTACCCCGAGAAGCTAAACTTGTTGGTCCAGTTGGTTATAGTTGGATGTATCCTATCGAAAG GTACCTTGGAACACTTAAGCGTTACGTGAAGAATAAAGCACGACCAGAGGGTTCAATAGCGGAAGCATACATTATTAATGAAGCTTTGACATTTTTCTCATTGTATTTACGTGGGATTGAAACTAAATTTAATCGCCCAGAACGAAATAATGATAATTCAGATGATAGTCAACGACGCAAGGGAAAGCTGTCTGTTTTCGCTCAGGATGTCCGTCCCTTCGGTACAAAATCTATAAAATCACTGACTCTAGAAGAACGAGAACATATGCATTG TGAACATTTGAATGTGCTGAAAGCAGAATCAAATGACAACTTGTTACCGAGGCATCAAAAACTATTTCCTGTGTGGTTTCGAAAGAGG ATCGGAAAATCGTATCATGAAAAGTTTTCAGGGGTTAGTGATGAATTGCATTCGTTAGCACAGGGTGTTGAATCTCGCGCAAAATCATTTTCTGCTTGTATCTATAATGGAGTTCGATTCCATACCAAACAACGCGAACTTCGTCGAACGACCCAGAATAGCGGATTGGTAGTAGATGGGGAACACAATAGTAAGCCAATTGAATTCTTCGGTATCTTGCAAGATGTTATTGAGTTAGACTTTTTGTATGGATACCGAGTTGTATTATTtaaatgtgattggtttgacatAACTCCTGAAAAGACAAGAATTCGAAAGGATTATAGTTTGACATGTATAAATACTAATAGAATATGGTACAAGGGTGATCCTTTCGTTCTTGCATCACAATCGCAACAAGTGTTATACCTAGATGACTATAAGCATGGAGCAAATTGGAAAGTGGCTCAGAAAATGCATCATAGACACATATGGGATGTTCCTGAAATGGATATCAATGAAGTACAACCAGAAACAAAAACAACTATCGACGAGGCATATCACCATAACAAGGAGGCTCCATTGCTATTATCCGCTGTTCAGGAAGATGATAATGAGGCAACTGTACTTTATAGAGATGCTGATGTTGAACTCGAAATCATAGATGCAGATCTTGTTCTAGCTGAGGATGTcatagatgatgatgaggatgaggaggaagaagacgaaacaTTGTTTAACTACAACAATGATGTGGCAGAGCCTGATGATATTGTGCCAGAAGAAGATGACTCGGATCTAGAATATTAG